The following are from one region of the Vulpes vulpes isolate BD-2025 chromosome 14, VulVul3, whole genome shotgun sequence genome:
- the C14H20orf173 gene encoding uncharacterized protein C20orf173 homolog has translation MKHLWQIFVLWVFWVLIMWLMAPCLDPKPESPPQGKPMVLVPRHCNCPWLKFRRSGCPSETLNASLCYHRVGERNRFATCYEKALEYLMGATESMTPDTVLSWLVMNSASGLGKMWEKLFKVIPRPSASHFQIYCGTCALMGHSQTLWGPGLSSNVHQPTAAFGMNEGCVQGFETVGNQAMGHFIHPGNARNQGSWRKLLLLLLQFPGLVWTSDAPREEVMDACFRFGSEKQGEGCQDWEGVNRTKGSKEILCAARKQEWKSATVWRVNSLSTPTTHQSPHKS, from the exons ATGAAGCATTTGTGGCAGATTTTTGTCCTGTGGGTCTTCTGGGTACTCATCATGTGGCTGATGGCACCCTGCCTGGATCCCAAACCTGAATCGCCACCCCAGGGAAAACCGATGGTCTTGGTACCACGGCATTGCAACTGCCCTTGGCTCAAATTCAGGAGAAGTGGCTGCCCATCTGAGACACTAAACGCCTCCCTCTGCTACCACAGAGTTGGAGAACGGAACCGATTTGCTACCTGCTACGAGAAGGCCCTGGAATACCTGATGGGAGCAACAGAATCCATGACCCCTGATACTGTACTCTCGTGGTTG GTCATGAACTCAGCAAGTGGCCTTGGCAAAATGTGGGAAAAGCTGTTCAAGGTGATTCCCAGGCCCTCAGCGAGCCATTTCCAAATCTACTGTGGGACTTGTGCTTTGATGGGGCACTCCCAGACCCTGTGGGGCCCTGGCCTTAGCAGCAACGTCCACCAACCCACTGCAGCCTTCGG GATGAACGAGGGCTGTGTCCAGGGCTTCGAGACAGTGGGGAACCAAGCCATGGGACACTTCATCCATCCCGGGAACGCCCGCAACCAGGGCTCCTGGAgaaagctgctgctgctgctgctgcagttTCCTGGTCTGGTGTGGACTTCAGATGCTCCGCGTGAGGAGGTGATG GATGCCTGCTTCAGATTTGGATCAGAAAAGCAAGGAGAGGGATGCCAAGACTGGGAGGGTGTTAATCGGACTAAGGGCTCCAAGGAGATTCTATGTGCAGCACGGAAGCAGGAATGGAAGTCAGCTACGGTGTGGCGGGTGAACTCACTGTccacacccaccacccaccagaGTCCCCACAAGTCCTAG
- the LOC140595367 gene encoding CMP-N-acetylneuraminate-beta-galactosamide-alpha-2,3-sialyltransferase 2-like: MVLRMNQAPVQGFEMDVGNTTTMRIMYPDMASMQNPGTKLLLLPLNSSGLKWFMEVLQEQSFRKPINPGFQIVQFPGGSNTSKDEVLVISLTFLQYIQDHWLRKRHRFPSLGFVGLLYALHTCDQVSLFGFGTDQLMRWSHYWDDKYWFESNMHSFKEEQKLILQLQCEGKIVIYS; the protein is encoded by the exons ATGGTCCTCAG GATGAACCAGGCCCCCGTCCAAGGATTTGAGATGGATGTGGGGAACACAACCACCATGCGCATAATGTACCCCGATATGGCTAGCATGCAGAATCCTGGCACAAAATTGCTGCTGCTTCCTCTGAATTCATCTGGTCTAAAGTGGTTTATGGAAGTACTACAGGAACAGAGCTTCAGAAAGCCCATAAACCCTGG ATTTCAGATAGTCCAGTTTCCTGGTGGAAGTAACACGAGCAAAGACGAG GTCTTGGTGATCAGCCTCACCTTTCTTCAGTACATCCAGGATCATTGGCTGCGAAAACGTCATCGTTTTCCATCCTTGGGGTTTGTGGGTCTGTTATATGCCCTGCACACTTGTGACCAG GTATCCTTATTTGGTTTTGGGACAGATCAGCTCATGAGGTGGTCCCATTACTGGGATGATAAATATTGGTTCGAGAGTAACATGCACAGTTTCAAAGAAGAGCAGAAGCTCATCCTCCAGCTGCAGTGTGAGGGGAAGATTGTTATCTACAGCTGA